Proteins from one Telopea speciosissima isolate NSW1024214 ecotype Mountain lineage chromosome 1, Tspe_v1, whole genome shotgun sequence genomic window:
- the LOC122644536 gene encoding phospho-2-dehydro-3-deoxyheptonate aldolase 2, chloroplastic-like produces the protein MTIESFPQLVLPQEARKLEDRLADAALGKAFLLQGGDCAESFKEFNENNIRNTFQVLLKMGIVLTFGSQMPIIKQVGRIAGQFAKPRSNPFEIKDGMKLPIYQGDIINDTAFNQKSRTPDPLKDCLEHMLNLQLL, from the exons ATGACCATTGAGAGCTTTCCTCAGCTAGTACTCCCTCAAGAAGCAAGGAAGCTGGAGGATCGGCTCGCCGATGCTGCTCTTGGGAAGGCATTTCTGCTTCAAGGTGGAGATTGTGCAGAAAGTTTCAAGGAATTTAACGAGAATAATATCAGGAATACATTTCAGGTTTTGTTGAAAATGGGAATTGTCTTAACTTTTGGATCTCAAATGCCCATCATCAAG CAGGTAGGAAGGATAGCAGGTCAATTTGCAAAACCCAGATCTAATCCATTTGAGATCAAGGATGGCATGAAGCTTCCCATTTATCAGGGAGACATTATCAATGACACAGCcttcaaccaaaaatcaagaacACCAGACCCTCTGAAAGATTGCTTAGAGCATATGCTCAATCTGCAGCTACTTTGA
- the LOC122644552 gene encoding phospho-2-dehydro-3-deoxyheptonate aldolase 1, chloroplastic-like encodes MEPGELVQLCKILNPNNKVGRLTIITRMGAENIQIKLPDLIRALKQANLIVTWVCDPVHGNTIKAPCGLKTRSFNAIKSEIRAFLDVHEQESSYPGGIHLEMTGQDVTVCWRVEGGEI; translated from the exons ATGGAACCCGGTGAGCTTGTGCAATTGTGTAAGATTCTAAACCCTAACAACAAAGTTGGGAGGTTGACAATTATCACTCGCATGGGAGCCGAAAATATTCAGATAAAGCTCCCAGATTTGATTAGAGCTTTGAAACAAGCAAATCTCATTGTCACTTGGGTGTGTGATCCTGTTCATGGTAACACCATTAAAGCTCCTTGTGGTCTAAAGACACGCTCATTCAACGCCATCAAG TCAGAGATAAGGGCATTCTTGGATGTTCATGAACAAGAGAGTAGCTACCCTGGAGGAATTCATCTGGAGATGACAGGACAGGACGTGACAGTGTGTTGGAGGGTCGAGGGAGGTGAAATTTAG
- the LOC122648581 gene encoding polyadenylate-binding protein 2-like: MEQQHQLGQNEQDQEHDVYGGEIPDEGEMEADVDMSAADNEDDPNSKENLEEMKKRLKEIEEEAGALREMQAKVEKEMGAVQDPSSATATQAEKEEVDSRSIYVGNVDYACTPEEVQQHFQSCGTVNRVTILTDKFGQPKGFAYVEFVEVDAVQNALLLNESELHGRQLKVSAKRTNVPGMKQFRGRRPNPYLGFRGRRPFMPGPPVFAPYGYGKVPRFRRPMRYRPYY; this comes from the exons atggaGCAACAACATCAGCTGGGGCAGAACGAGCAAGACCAGGAGCATGACGTGTATGGTGGAGAAATACCTGACGAAGGAGAGATGGAAGCTGATGTCGACATGTCTGCTGCCGATAACGAAGATGATCCTAATTCCAAGGAG AACCTGGAGGAAATGAAGAAGAGGCTTAAGGAGATCGAAGAAGAAGCAGGTGCTCTTCGTGAGATGCAGGCCAAAGTCGAGAAGGAGATGGGCGCCGTTCAAG ATCCCTCTAGCGCTACTGCAACGCAGGCTGAAAAGGAGGAGGTGGATTCACGCTCAATATATGTTGGTAAC GTAGACTATGCATGTACTCCTGAGGAAGTCCAGCAGCATTTCCAGTCTTGTGGAACGGTAAACAGAGTCACAATTTTGACAGACAAGTTTGGTCAGCCGAAGGGATTTGCTTATGTTGAATTTGTCGAAGTAGATGCAGTTCAAAATGCTCTTCTCTTGAACGAGTCAGAGTTGCATGGACGTCAGTTAAAG GTATCTGCCAAGCGTACAAACGTTCCTGGAATGAAACAATTTAGAGGGAGGCGGCCTAACCCATATCTTGGTTTTCGAGGCCGAAGGCCCTTCATGCCTGGTCCCCCTGTCTTTGCTCCATATGGATATGG CAAGGTTCCAAGGTTCAGGCGGCCTATGCGATACAGGCCATACTATTGA